One region of Flavobacterium sp. KACC 22763 genomic DNA includes:
- the kdpF gene encoding K(+)-transporting ATPase subunit F, with the protein MTALFIISIAVFVYLIYVLIKPEKF; encoded by the coding sequence ATGACTGCACTATTTATTATTTCAATCGCCGTTTTCGTGTATTTGATTTATGTATTAATCAAACCTGAAAAATTTTAA
- the kdpA gene encoding potassium-transporting ATPase subunit KdpA, whose product MNSEILGVIGIFILTIVLAIPFGKYIAKVFLGNKTLLDPIFNPIEKLIFKISGINPAEEMNWKQHLKALLSINMVWFFLCFFVLLFQGSLPLNPDNNPSMTPDLAFNTAISFLVNCNLQHYSGESGVSYLSQIVLMFLQFVSAGIGMAAAAMIFTAMKERTTEQLGNFYNYFIKSCTRILLPLSAIVAVALVFSGTPMTFEGKDAITTLQGDHVEVSRGPAAAFIAIKHIGTNGGGFFGANSTHPLENPTYFTNAIELWAQMIIPFAMIFALGFFLNKRKLSNIIFGVMTVGFLLLVVPTVMSEINGNPAIAKMGIAQTTGAMEGKEVRFGPAISGFWSIATTVISTGSVNSMHDSSMPISGAMQLLSMMVNAFYGGCGVGILNYYIFIILAVFISGLMVGRTPEFLGKKIEAREVKIAAFIAILHPLLILAGTALASYFAAHDTAMGYWFNGNATGWLNNPGNHGFSEMLYEYTSSAANNGSGFEGLGDNNPFWNITTGIVLLLSRFIPIIGPLAIAGLLAGKKYIPESAGTLKTDTSIFGIMTFAVIAIIAALSFFPALALGPLAEFFTLK is encoded by the coding sequence ATGAACTCAGAAATACTAGGCGTCATAGGTATTTTTATTCTTACCATTGTTTTAGCAATTCCTTTCGGAAAATATATTGCTAAAGTTTTCCTAGGAAATAAAACGCTTCTTGACCCGATTTTCAATCCAATTGAAAAACTTATTTTTAAAATCAGCGGTATCAATCCAGCTGAAGAAATGAACTGGAAACAGCACTTAAAAGCACTTTTAAGCATCAATATGGTTTGGTTCTTTCTCTGCTTTTTTGTCTTGCTTTTTCAGGGTTCTTTACCTTTAAATCCTGATAACAATCCTTCAATGACACCAGATCTAGCATTTAATACTGCTATTTCATTTTTAGTCAATTGTAACTTACAGCATTATTCAGGCGAAAGCGGAGTTTCTTATCTTTCACAAATCGTCTTAATGTTCCTTCAATTTGTTTCTGCTGGTATCGGAATGGCTGCTGCTGCTATGATTTTTACAGCAATGAAAGAAAGAACAACAGAACAATTGGGTAATTTCTACAATTATTTCATCAAAAGCTGTACTCGTATTTTATTACCACTTTCAGCAATTGTAGCTGTAGCACTAGTATTTAGCGGTACTCCAATGACTTTTGAAGGTAAAGATGCTATTACAACTTTACAAGGTGATCATGTTGAAGTGTCACGAGGGCCAGCTGCTGCTTTTATCGCTATCAAACATATTGGTACAAACGGCGGTGGATTTTTTGGAGCTAATTCTACTCATCCATTAGAAAATCCAACTTACTTTACAAACGCAATTGAACTTTGGGCACAAATGATTATTCCGTTTGCGATGATTTTTGCTCTTGGATTTTTCCTTAACAAAAGAAAATTGTCAAACATTATTTTTGGTGTAATGACAGTTGGTTTTTTACTCTTGGTTGTTCCAACTGTTATGAGTGAAATCAACGGAAATCCTGCTATTGCAAAAATGGGAATCGCACAGACAACTGGAGCTATGGAAGGAAAAGAAGTTCGTTTTGGCCCAGCAATTTCAGGTTTTTGGAGTATTGCCACAACGGTAATTTCTACAGGTTCTGTAAACAGTATGCATGATAGCTCTATGCCTATTTCTGGTGCTATGCAACTACTATCTATGATGGTAAATGCCTTTTACGGCGGATGTGGTGTTGGTATTCTGAACTACTACATTTTCATAATTCTAGCCGTGTTTATATCTGGATTAATGGTTGGTCGAACTCCAGAATTTTTAGGAAAGAAAATCGAAGCTCGCGAAGTAAAAATTGCTGCTTTTATTGCCATTCTTCACCCTTTATTAATATTAGCCGGAACTGCTTTAGCTTCTTATTTTGCCGCGCATGATACTGCAATGGGTTATTGGTTTAACGGAAACGCAACAGGCTGGTTAAACAATCCAGGAAATCACGGATTCTCTGAAATGTTATACGAATACACTTCGAGCGCCGCTAACAACGGTTCTGGTTTTGAAGGCTTAGGCGATAATAATCCGTTCTGGAATATCACTACAGGAATTGTATTACTGCTAAGCCGTTTTATTCCAATCATTGGTCCATTGGCAATTGCAGGTCTACTGGCAGGTAAAAAATACATTCCAGAGAGTGCAGGAACTTTAAAAACGGATACCTCAATTTTCGGAATTATGACTTTTGCTGTGATTGCCATTATTGCTGCTTTATCTTTCTTTCCAGCGTTGGCTTTAGGTCCATTGGCAGAATTCTTTACACTAAAATAA
- the kdpB gene encoding potassium-transporting ATPase subunit KdpB, giving the protein MTTNKSTSLFESKQVKEALVQSFVKLNPKMMVKNPVMFTVEIGTAIMFAVCVSILMGANDQGSFTYNLIVFLILLATLLFANFAEAIAEARGKAQADSLRKTREETPARQILPNGEIRNISSSALKKDDIFVCEAGDLIAADGEIIEGLATIDESAITGESAPVIREAGGDKSSVTGGTKVLSDKIKVRVTSEPGESFLDKMIALVEGASRQKTPNEIALTILLAAFTLIFVIVCVTLKPFADYANAPITIAAFIALFVCLIPTTIGGLLSAIGIAGMDRALRANVITKSGKAVETAGDIDVLLLDKTGTITIGNRKATNFYPTKGISFDDFVKSAVLSSLADDTPEGKSILELSEMIDVKSETKASFLKTTSDISHTIKFTAETRTSGVVLKDGTNIRKGAQDAAKNIAQQAGNSFPEDTAQQVISISSNGGTPLVVIKNNEIQGVIELQDIIKTGMKERFERLRRMGIKTVMVTGDNPLTAKFIAEKAGVDDFIAEAKPEDKMNYIRKEQAEGRLVAMMGDGTNDAPALAQANVGVAMNSGTQAAKEAGNMVDLDNDPTKLIEIVEIGKQLLMTRGTLTTFSIANDVAKYFAIVPALFITAIPALQGLNIMHLHSPESAILSAVIFNAIIIPILIPLALKGVEYRPIGASAILKRNLLIYGLGGLIVPFIGIKVIDLIVAIFM; this is encoded by the coding sequence ATGACAACTAATAAATCCACATCATTGTTTGAAAGCAAACAGGTAAAAGAAGCCTTAGTGCAATCTTTTGTGAAGCTTAATCCAAAAATGATGGTTAAAAATCCGGTAATGTTTACCGTAGAAATTGGAACAGCCATTATGTTTGCTGTCTGCGTTTCGATCTTAATGGGCGCTAACGATCAGGGAAGTTTTACTTATAACTTAATTGTATTTTTAATTTTACTGGCAACGCTTTTATTTGCCAATTTCGCTGAAGCTATTGCCGAAGCAAGAGGAAAAGCACAAGCTGACAGTTTAAGAAAAACCCGTGAAGAGACTCCTGCAAGACAGATTCTTCCAAACGGAGAAATCAGAAATATCAGTTCTTCAGCATTAAAAAAAGACGATATTTTCGTTTGCGAAGCTGGCGATTTAATTGCTGCCGATGGTGAAATTATCGAAGGTTTGGCTACAATCGACGAAAGTGCCATTACTGGAGAAAGTGCTCCTGTAATCAGGGAAGCTGGCGGTGACAAATCTTCTGTAACCGGAGGGACAAAAGTATTATCTGATAAAATTAAAGTACGAGTAACTTCAGAACCTGGCGAAAGCTTCTTAGATAAAATGATTGCTTTGGTTGAAGGTGCAAGCCGTCAGAAAACACCAAACGAAATTGCCTTAACTATTTTATTAGCCGCATTTACTTTAATCTTCGTGATTGTGTGCGTTACGCTAAAACCGTTTGCCGACTATGCCAACGCACCCATCACGATAGCGGCTTTCATTGCTTTGTTCGTTTGTTTGATTCCAACTACAATTGGAGGATTACTTTCTGCAATTGGTATTGCTGGAATGGACAGAGCGTTGCGAGCTAACGTAATTACAAAATCGGGGAAAGCGGTTGAAACTGCAGGAGATATTGATGTACTGCTTTTGGATAAAACTGGAACGATTACAATTGGAAACAGAAAAGCAACCAATTTTTATCCAACAAAAGGAATTTCTTTTGATGACTTTGTGAAATCGGCTGTTTTGAGTTCGCTTGCTGATGATACGCCTGAAGGGAAAAGCATTTTAGAGTTAAGTGAAATGATTGATGTGAAAAGTGAAACAAAAGCAAGTTTCTTAAAAACTACTTCTGATATTTCACACACTATAAAATTTACTGCCGAAACCAGAACTTCTGGAGTTGTATTAAAAGACGGAACAAACATTCGAAAAGGTGCTCAAGATGCTGCAAAAAACATTGCACAACAAGCAGGAAATTCTTTCCCTGAAGATACTGCACAACAAGTAATTTCCATTTCGTCTAACGGAGGAACACCTTTAGTAGTCATTAAAAATAATGAAATCCAAGGTGTTATCGAACTTCAGGACATCATTAAAACCGGAATGAAAGAACGTTTTGAGCGCTTACGCCGAATGGGAATCAAAACGGTTATGGTTACGGGTGATAATCCGCTGACAGCGAAATTTATTGCCGAAAAAGCTGGCGTGGATGATTTTATTGCCGAAGCTAAGCCTGAGGATAAAATGAATTACATTAGAAAAGAACAGGCTGAAGGACGTTTGGTTGCCATGATGGGTGACGGAACAAATGACGCTCCTGCCCTTGCGCAAGCCAATGTCGGCGTTGCGATGAACAGCGGAACTCAAGCGGCAAAAGAAGCTGGAAATATGGTTGACCTTGACAATGACCCAACGAAACTAATCGAGATTGTTGAAATTGGAAAACAGCTTTTAATGACTCGAGGTACTTTAACTACTTTTTCTATTGCAAATGACGTTGCGAAATATTTTGCTATTGTTCCTGCTCTTTTTATTACTGCAATTCCTGCGCTTCAAGGTTTGAATATTATGCATTTGCATAGTCCTGAAAGCGCCATTTTATCGGCTGTAATTTTCAATGCGATTATCATTCCGATTTTGATTCCGCTGGCATTGAAAGGTGTTGAATATCGTCCGATTGGAGCAAGTGCCATTCTAAAACGTAATCTTTTGATTTATGGTCTTGGCGGTTTAATTGTTCCTTTTATCGGAATCAAAGTTATTGATTTAATAGTTGCAATCTTTATGTAA
- a CDS encoding porin, producing the protein MKKIILTALIAFGYGNLHAQEESKSPFTFSGYVDVYYSYDFAKPENHTKPSFFYNYNRTNEVNLNLGLAKVNYSKGNVRANLALMAGTYAQYNMSAEQDLLQNVYEANVGVKISQKHDLWIDAGIMPAHIGFESAIGKDCQTLTRSILAENSPYYEAGVKIGYTSDSGKWYLAAMYLNGWQRIQKIDGNQTPAFGTQVTYKPSDRVVLNWSTYIGNEQPDIDKRWRYFNNFYGQFKVAEKVNLTTGFDIGSQQSAKGSNKYDVWFSPVLILQYKPTDKIQLAARGEYYSDEKGVIIATETPNGFKTYGFSANFDYLITDNVMFRIEARNLSSKDEIFTKNNLPTDTNTFVTTSLAISF; encoded by the coding sequence ATGAAAAAAATAATACTTACTGCTTTAATCGCTTTTGGTTATGGCAATTTACACGCACAAGAAGAATCTAAAAGTCCGTTTACGTTTTCTGGATATGTAGATGTTTATTACAGTTATGATTTCGCGAAACCGGAGAATCATACAAAACCGAGTTTTTTTTATAATTATAATCGAACCAATGAAGTGAACCTGAATTTAGGTTTGGCAAAGGTGAATTATTCTAAAGGAAATGTCCGAGCGAATTTAGCCTTGATGGCAGGAACTTATGCGCAATATAATATGTCGGCTGAGCAGGATTTACTGCAGAATGTTTATGAAGCGAATGTGGGTGTGAAGATTTCGCAAAAACATGATTTATGGATTGATGCTGGGATTATGCCTGCTCACATTGGTTTTGAAAGTGCAATTGGAAAAGACTGTCAGACTTTAACCCGAAGCATTTTGGCTGAGAATTCGCCTTATTATGAAGCGGGAGTTAAAATTGGCTATACATCTGATTCTGGAAAATGGTATTTGGCGGCGATGTATTTGAACGGCTGGCAGAGAATTCAGAAAATAGACGGGAATCAAACGCCTGCATTTGGAACGCAAGTTACGTACAAACCATCTGATCGGGTTGTTTTGAACTGGAGTACATATATTGGAAACGAACAACCTGATATTGACAAGAGATGGCGTTACTTTAATAACTTTTATGGACAATTTAAAGTGGCTGAAAAAGTAAACTTAACAACTGGTTTTGATATTGGTTCTCAGCAATCGGCTAAAGGAAGTAATAAATATGATGTTTGGTTCTCTCCTGTCTTAATTCTGCAATACAAACCGACTGATAAAATTCAGCTGGCTGCACGAGGAGAATACTACAGCGACGAAAAAGGTGTAATTATCGCAACTGAAACTCCAAACGGATTTAAAACTTACGGATTTTCAGCTAACTTTGATTACTTAATTACTGATAATGTTATGTTTAGAATTGAAGCTAGAAATCTTTCAAGCAAAGATGAAATTTTTACAAAAAATAATCTGCCAACAGATACGAATACGTTTGTGACAACTTCGCTGGCTATTAGTTTCTAG
- a CDS encoding sigma-54-dependent transcriptional regulator: MTHKILIIDDEEKLRSLLARIIKSEGFEVFEAKDLKSGFKKLEQTEIDVVLCDVKLPDGNGVDFLQNIKGSFPLTEVILLTAFGNIPDGVQAMKNGAFDYIVKGDDNDKIIPLLYKAVEKVHLQKKVQQLEKRINDKYSFNTIIGKSKGIEQVIDLAQKVAKTDSTVLLMGETGTGKEVFAQAIHENSNRAGKSFVALNCSTFTKEILESELFGHKQGAFTGAVKDKKGFIEEANGGTLFLDEIGEMPIDLQAKLLRVLETSEYIPVGDTTPKKSNFRLIAATNRDLKTESDEHRFRSDLYFRLNIFEIKLPSLRERIKDIPLLANYYVKQFSEKTNKKDLQVGDDFLQKLENYSWPGNIRELKNVIERSVILSNGNILTADVLPYEMQHQTENNSKPMSAFSMQSIEKLHIQKVLNYTKGNKAETARLLEIGIATLYRKLEEYGIENSKN, encoded by the coding sequence ATGACACACAAAATTTTAATTATAGACGACGAAGAAAAACTAAGAAGTCTGCTCGCGCGAATTATAAAATCGGAAGGATTTGAAGTTTTTGAAGCCAAAGATTTAAAATCTGGTTTTAAAAAATTGGAACAAACCGAAATTGATGTCGTTTTGTGCGATGTGAAACTTCCTGACGGAAACGGCGTTGATTTTCTTCAAAACATAAAAGGAAGTTTTCCCTTAACAGAAGTTATTCTGCTGACTGCTTTTGGAAATATTCCCGATGGTGTTCAAGCCATGAAAAATGGTGCTTTCGATTATATAGTAAAAGGCGACGATAATGATAAAATTATTCCGCTTCTTTATAAAGCTGTTGAAAAAGTGCATTTACAAAAAAAAGTACAACAGCTTGAAAAGCGAATCAACGATAAATATTCTTTCAATACCATTATTGGAAAATCAAAGGGGATCGAACAAGTTATTGATTTGGCGCAAAAAGTAGCCAAAACCGATTCGACTGTTTTACTTATGGGTGAAACCGGAACCGGAAAAGAGGTTTTTGCGCAGGCGATTCATGAAAACAGCAATCGTGCAGGAAAATCTTTTGTGGCACTGAACTGCAGTACTTTCACTAAAGAAATTTTAGAAAGTGAACTTTTCGGTCATAAACAAGGCGCATTTACGGGAGCTGTAAAAGATAAAAAAGGTTTTATCGAAGAAGCAAACGGCGGGACTTTATTCCTGGATGAAATTGGCGAAATGCCAATTGATCTCCAAGCAAAATTATTGCGTGTTTTAGAAACTTCCGAATATATTCCTGTTGGTGATACCACTCCAAAAAAATCAAATTTCAGATTAATTGCAGCTACAAACCGAGATTTAAAAACCGAAAGCGATGAACATCGCTTCCGTTCTGATTTGTATTTCCGCTTGAATATCTTCGAAATTAAATTGCCTTCTTTACGAGAGAGAATTAAAGATATTCCGTTATTGGCTAATTATTACGTGAAACAATTTTCAGAAAAAACGAATAAAAAAGATTTACAGGTTGGAGATGATTTTTTACAGAAATTAGAAAATTACTCTTGGCCAGGAAATATCCGCGAACTCAAAAACGTTATTGAAAGATCGGTTATTTTGAGCAATGGAAATATTCTGACCGCAGATGTTCTTCCTTATGAAATGCAACATCAAACTGAAAACAACTCGAAACCAATGTCAGCTTTCTCTATGCAAAGTATTGAAAAACTGCATATTCAAAAGGTTTTAAATTATACGAAAGGAAATAAGGCTGAAACGGCCAGATTATTAGAAATTGGAATTGCAACTTTGTATAGAAAGTTGGAAGAATATGGGATAGAAAATTCCAAAAATTAA
- a CDS encoding DUF7674 family protein — MKNQVTSIYKQAERFAEITKKNIICGNIVRAKKCLALAERLFINGSIETKNAISNVYVFSVSSFMEMRHCNISHLFPQTLKAEYIKQVNASGV; from the coding sequence ATGAAAAATCAAGTTACCTCAATCTACAAACAAGCAGAACGATTTGCTGAGATCACTAAAAAAAATATTATCTGCGGTAATATCGTTCGAGCAAAAAAATGCTTAGCGCTTGCTGAACGGTTATTTATAAACGGAAGTATCGAAACCAAAAATGCCATTTCTAATGTATATGTTTTCTCAGTTTCGTCTTTTATGGAAATGCGTCACTGCAATATTTCTCACCTTTTCCCTCAAACGCTTAAAGCAGAATATATCAAGCAGGTTAATGCTTCGGGAGTATAA
- a CDS encoding polysaccharide deacetylase family protein, with translation MSKRILLIIAIVIFGSFTSFSKGIIQKDSSKAKTISFKIKLKSAEKFKIAVSPLKYNKHLAYSFTLDDGYRSAYLTAFPLLNGGKISNSSINEWKIDQGGDGTTSEGLFYSDGMGNKISFKLALAINGGSIRDLPENRGHLSWKEVKEMYNAGWDILNHSFHHATKHGTNYLTEVTENTASIKQNLDFTMSHFVVPGGEGDEKYYLEYEKEALNNGHFSVASYYGVGPVFKVASKVDLDRMISARTFVQSSKDITSFKTMDRYLKTIDSIVKQKDPVWFNEFTHGTGNTNLWNLSIRFPEFKYYMTTLANKYGLKGNDSIWMAPWQEVYEYIWLRDRIKLDFQQKNKEVTVTIQLPEIPENFRNHDISLNVETSSKFEIESNKDLKIKDDGKTTHKQIFIQLK, from the coding sequence ATGTCAAAACGAATTCTACTTATAATAGCTATCGTAATCTTCGGGAGCTTTACTAGTTTTTCAAAAGGAATTATTCAAAAAGATTCTTCAAAAGCAAAAACTATTTCATTCAAAATAAAATTGAAATCGGCTGAGAAATTCAAAATAGCTGTTTCTCCTTTAAAATACAACAAACATTTGGCGTATAGTTTTACGCTCGACGACGGTTACAGATCGGCCTATTTAACCGCTTTTCCATTATTGAATGGTGGAAAAATCAGCAATTCATCAATAAACGAATGGAAAATTGATCAAGGCGGAGACGGAACAACTTCGGAAGGACTTTTCTATTCGGACGGAATGGGAAATAAAATTTCGTTTAAATTGGCATTAGCAATCAATGGTGGTTCGATTCGAGATTTGCCAGAAAATCGTGGGCATCTTTCGTGGAAAGAAGTAAAAGAAATGTACAATGCTGGCTGGGATATATTGAATCATAGTTTTCATCATGCCACAAAACACGGAACTAATTATTTGACAGAAGTAACCGAAAATACTGCTTCAATAAAGCAAAATCTTGATTTTACGATGTCGCATTTTGTAGTTCCAGGCGGAGAAGGTGATGAGAAATATTATTTGGAATATGAAAAAGAGGCACTTAATAACGGACATTTTTCGGTAGCGTCTTATTATGGTGTTGGACCCGTTTTTAAAGTGGCTTCAAAAGTAGATTTAGATAGAATGATTTCTGCTCGAACTTTTGTTCAGAGTTCAAAAGATATAACAAGTTTTAAAACGATGGATCGTTATTTGAAAACGATAGATTCTATTGTAAAACAAAAAGACCCAGTTTGGTTTAATGAATTCACGCATGGAACTGGAAACACAAATTTGTGGAATCTAAGCATTCGTTTTCCTGAATTCAAATATTATATGACTACGCTTGCCAATAAATACGGTTTAAAGGGGAATGACTCAATCTGGATGGCGCCGTGGCAGGAAGTGTATGAATACATTTGGTTAAGAGACAGAATAAAATTAGATTTTCAGCAGAAAAATAAAGAAGTAACTGTTACAATTCAGCTTCCAGAAATTCCAGAAAATTTCAGAAACCATGATATTTCATTAAATGTAGAAACATCATCAAAATTTGAAATCGAATCCAATAAAGATTTGAAAATAAAAGACGACGGAAAAACCACTCACAAACAGATTTTTATTCAATTAAAATAG
- a CDS encoding K(+)-transporting ATPase subunit C, translating to MKNLFSLIKLTVATLILFAVIYPLAIYGIAQIAPNQGKGETISVNGKVVGYQKIGQKFDKSNYFWGRPSAVDYNAAGSAGSNKGPSNAEYLALVQKRIDTLLLVHPYLKKSDIPADMVTASGSGLDPNVSPQGALIQVKRVAKERNLAEAKVKALVESKINSAVVGPETVNVLELNVALDALR from the coding sequence ATGAAAAATCTATTTTCACTCATAAAACTTACTGTCGCTACATTAATCTTGTTCGCAGTTATTTATCCTTTAGCGATTTACGGAATCGCACAAATAGCTCCCAATCAAGGAAAAGGAGAAACTATTTCGGTTAACGGAAAAGTAGTTGGTTATCAAAAAATCGGACAAAAGTTCGATAAGTCAAATTATTTCTGGGGAAGGCCTTCGGCTGTTGATTATAACGCGGCGGGAAGTGCAGGAAGCAATAAAGGCCCAAGCAATGCTGAATATCTAGCATTGGTTCAAAAAAGAATTGATACACTTTTATTGGTTCATCCGTACTTGAAAAAATCTGATATTCCTGCTGATATGGTTACAGCTTCAGGAAGCGGTTTAGATCCGAATGTTTCTCCGCAAGGCGCTTTGATTCAGGTGAAACGTGTGGCTAAAGAGCGAAATTTAGCTGAAGCGAAAGTAAAAGCTTTAGTAGAATCTAAAATTAATTCAGCTGTTGTTGGTCCTGAAACAGTTAATGTTTTGGAATTGAATGTGGCTCTTGATGCGCTTCGATAA